From a region of the Defluviitalea raffinosedens genome:
- a CDS encoding energy-coupling factor transporter transmembrane component T family protein, translating into MLRDITIGQYYPTDSWIHRLDPRVKIVSTFVFIIALFIANRYIGYALTFLFLACIIAISKVPVKFMLKGLKAIFVIILITVALNIFMTPGDTIIWQYKSLRITGEGLYLAGLMALRLIFLIIGSSILTLTTSPIQLTDGIESILKPFKKVGIPAHEIAMMMTIALRFIPILLEETDKIMKAQMARGADFESGGIVKRAKSLIPLLVPLFISAFRRADELAMAMEARCYRGGENRTRMKQLVIEKRDYVAMAVMIFFTSAMILIRFI; encoded by the coding sequence ATGCTTAGAGATATTACCATCGGACAATATTACCCAACGGATTCATGGATTCACAGACTTGATCCAAGGGTAAAGATTGTATCTACATTTGTCTTTATTATTGCATTATTCATTGCCAACAGATATATTGGGTATGCACTGACATTTCTATTTTTGGCTTGTATTATCGCAATATCCAAAGTACCAGTCAAGTTTATGTTAAAAGGCTTAAAGGCAATTTTCGTTATTATTTTAATAACCGTAGCTTTAAACATTTTTATGACCCCTGGAGATACGATCATTTGGCAGTACAAGAGCCTTCGAATAACCGGAGAAGGGCTCTATCTGGCAGGATTAATGGCGCTTCGTTTAATCTTTCTCATTATTGGCTCATCCATATTGACCCTTACGACATCCCCAATTCAGTTAACGGATGGCATAGAAAGTATACTTAAGCCATTTAAAAAAGTAGGTATTCCTGCTCATGAAATAGCCATGATGATGACCATTGCACTTCGATTTATCCCTATTCTTTTAGAAGAAACAGATAAAATCATGAAGGCTCAAATGGCAAGGGGAGCAGACTTTGAAAGCGGCGGCATTGTAAAGAGGGCAAAAAGCTTGATTCCTCTTTTAGTACCCCTATTTATTTCAGCTTTCAGAAGAGCCGATGAGCTGGCTATGGCAATGGAAGCAAGATGCTATCGTGGAGGAGAAAACAGGACAAGAATGAAGCAGCTCGTTATAGAAAAACGGGATTATGTTGCGATGGCTGTGATGATCTTTTTCACATCAGCAATGATTTTGATCCGCTTCATTTAA
- a CDS encoding ABC transporter substrate-binding protein, with protein sequence MKKLQVTFLLFIMMIFAVGCGQANTAKEEAKKPDKIVIQAPSAPPTAPLIKLVEDKALEGSVEGGSIEFVIYQNVEEATTRVARGEADFTVLPVNVISKLYNKEADISLLNVNTWGILYLLSRDGEVKSWEDLKSKDLFVGAQGASPDVITRYLLSKNGIKEDEIHISYGTSPEMLQWMIAGKADTVVLPEPLVTQGLLKAENMQIAMDYSTEWEKINGEGSKLPQTGIAVRTSFANEYPDVVEAFQNAYKEALEAVVKDPSSVSSLIEEKLEIPAAIFEKSMERTKLEFASAQEAKKDVETYLNALNEISGEMIGGKLPDEGFYYKK encoded by the coding sequence ATGAAAAAGCTACAAGTAACTTTTTTACTTTTTATAATGATGATATTTGCAGTAGGCTGTGGACAAGCAAATACAGCAAAAGAAGAAGCAAAAAAGCCTGATAAAATTGTGATTCAGGCCCCTTCAGCACCACCAACTGCACCTTTAATTAAATTGGTAGAAGATAAGGCATTAGAAGGCAGTGTAGAAGGTGGCAGCATTGAGTTTGTGATTTATCAGAACGTTGAAGAAGCTACCACCAGAGTAGCCAGGGGAGAAGCAGATTTCACAGTGCTTCCTGTTAATGTTATTTCGAAGTTATATAATAAAGAAGCGGATATTTCCCTTCTGAATGTAAATACCTGGGGTATTCTTTACTTATTGTCAAGAGATGGAGAAGTTAAGTCCTGGGAAGATTTAAAAAGTAAAGACTTATTTGTAGGGGCGCAGGGTGCCAGTCCGGATGTTATTACGAGATACTTACTCAGTAAAAATGGAATAAAAGAGGACGAAATCCATATTTCCTATGGGACTTCTCCTGAAATGCTTCAATGGATGATTGCCGGGAAAGCAGATACAGTGGTGCTTCCAGAGCCCTTGGTAACCCAAGGCCTTCTAAAGGCAGAAAATATGCAGATTGCTATGGATTACAGCACGGAATGGGAGAAGATTAATGGAGAAGGCAGCAAATTACCTCAGACAGGTATTGCAGTCAGAACATCCTTTGCCAATGAATATCCTGATGTGGTTGAAGCTTTCCAGAATGCATATAAGGAAGCCTTAGAAGCCGTTGTAAAAGATCCATCCTCCGTATCATCCTTAATAGAAGAAAAGCTGGAAATACCTGCTGCAATCTTTGAAAAATCCATGGAAAGAACAAAATTAGAATTTGCTTCAGCTCAAGAAGCCAAGAAAGATGTGGAAACATATTTAAATGCTTTAAACGAAATATCAGGAGAAATGATAGGGGGAAAACTACCCGATGAAGGATTCTATTACAAGAAATAA
- a CDS encoding MFS transporter, giving the protein MDNEHSKLPETIYSMIQATYWMGYCLVGSFMSVFLLYFGYSNSEIGLIASTGSILSVLFQLVSGRVLDKYPKIQLRKFTCCHILIFLMPAAFQLLGKKSGFLITVTMILVYSLANSLQPLLNSLCVQFEGTGLKINFGLARGLGSLTFAVMSFAMGKILLKKPPTILPKTYIAIFLCLIVWVLLFRYEPPRKQAKTLQRNEVSGIILLKKYKKFIVFLIGVICLMFGHSLINQYMIQIVTSLGADSDVMGKCFFMAAALELPAMFSFSKIKSKLSCGWWLCISSVFFTLKHLLIFLANSIVMLYTAQFMQIGGFALLAPAVVYYANECMEKEDQAKGQALVSASMTAAGIFASCIGGLLLDYTTVKGMLLVGAIVTAVGLILVFAFTDKACKIRS; this is encoded by the coding sequence ATGGACAACGAACATTCAAAACTACCTGAAACGATCTATTCAATGATTCAAGCCACCTATTGGATGGGATACTGCCTGGTCGGCAGTTTTATGAGTGTATTTCTGCTATATTTCGGATATTCCAATTCAGAAATAGGGCTTATAGCATCTACAGGAAGTATCCTTTCTGTACTCTTTCAGCTGGTGAGTGGACGTGTTCTTGACAAATACCCAAAAATCCAATTACGAAAGTTCACCTGCTGTCACATCCTCATTTTCTTAATGCCCGCAGCTTTTCAGCTCCTGGGAAAAAAATCAGGATTCCTCATTACTGTAACAATGATTTTAGTATACTCCCTTGCCAATTCTTTACAACCTCTGCTGAATTCCTTATGCGTCCAATTTGAAGGAACTGGCCTAAAAATTAACTTTGGACTTGCAAGAGGCCTTGGTTCTCTGACTTTTGCAGTAATGTCATTTGCAATGGGGAAAATACTCCTGAAAAAGCCTCCTACAATCCTACCAAAAACTTATATAGCTATTTTTTTATGTTTGATTGTGTGGGTCCTTCTCTTTCGATATGAACCTCCCAGAAAGCAAGCAAAAACACTGCAAAGAAATGAAGTCTCTGGTATCATTCTTCTTAAAAAATATAAGAAATTCATTGTATTTCTTATAGGCGTCATTTGTCTTATGTTTGGCCATAGCCTGATTAATCAATATATGATCCAGATCGTGACCTCCCTTGGAGCCGATAGTGATGTAATGGGAAAATGTTTCTTTATGGCTGCCGCATTGGAACTGCCTGCCATGTTTAGCTTTTCAAAAATAAAATCTAAATTAAGCTGCGGCTGGTGGCTGTGCATTTCCTCAGTATTTTTTACGCTAAAACATTTACTGATTTTTTTAGCTAATTCTATAGTAATGCTTTATACTGCTCAGTTTATGCAAATTGGAGGATTTGCGCTTTTAGCTCCAGCTGTTGTTTATTATGCCAATGAATGTATGGAAAAAGAAGATCAGGCAAAAGGACAGGCACTGGTATCTGCCTCCATGACAGCAGCTGGCATCTTTGCCAGCTGTATTGGAGGGTTGCTTTTAGATTATACCACTGTTAAAGGAATGCTTTTGGTAGGAGCAATTGTAACAGCAGTCGGTCTGATCCTGGTTTTTGCCTTTACGGACAAAGCCTGCAAAATAAGATCCTAA
- a CDS encoding ABC transporter permease, with amino-acid sequence MKDSITRNKKAYLLISIFIFIIIWQTLSSIVGPLIMPSPVETVKTLVDLAVQPEFWKDIVISIIRGLLGFLLAILIGTPLGFWMGLREEIEAFFYPFLILTQTTPTVSWLILGWLWFGTGDGAAAIFIIWIIVIPFIIVNVMEGTKQLDKQLMEMAKVYKISFKKRILHFYFPQIFPYWLAGCSIGSGLTWKGVAMAELLTARTGIGAAMGVARINLEIAEVIVWSGILVLLGYGSSALIKRLEAAYTKKWR; translated from the coding sequence ATGAAGGATTCTATTACAAGAAATAAGAAGGCTTACCTTCTTATTTCTATTTTTATATTCATTATTATTTGGCAGACTTTATCATCCATTGTTGGACCTTTAATTATGCCTTCTCCTGTTGAAACGGTAAAAACTCTGGTTGATTTGGCTGTACAGCCAGAGTTTTGGAAGGACATTGTAATTTCTATAATAAGGGGCCTTCTTGGTTTTTTACTTGCTATATTGATTGGAACACCTTTAGGCTTTTGGATGGGGCTTAGAGAAGAAATAGAAGCTTTTTTCTATCCTTTTTTGATATTAACCCAGACTACACCCACTGTATCATGGCTGATTCTAGGATGGCTTTGGTTTGGTACAGGGGACGGGGCAGCTGCTATTTTCATCATATGGATCATCGTCATCCCCTTTATTATCGTGAACGTTATGGAAGGCACAAAGCAGCTGGACAAGCAGCTTATGGAAATGGCGAAGGTTTATAAAATTTCTTTTAAAAAAAGAATCCTTCACTTTTATTTTCCTCAAATTTTTCCCTATTGGCTTGCAGGATGTTCCATAGGCAGCGGCTTAACCTGGAAAGGAGTCGCTATGGCAGAACTTTTGACAGCAAGAACTGGAATCGGTGCTGCCATGGGAGTAGCCCGGATTAATTTAGAAATCGCTGAGGTCATTGTGTGGTCGGGCATCCTTGTGCTTTTGGGCTATGGGTCCAGTGCCTTAATCAAAAGGTTAGAAGCAGCATATACAAAAAAATGGCGGTGA
- a CDS encoding HD domain-containing protein → MKAREFLEILHVAERLKDTTRHCTTTKGRIESVAEHSWRISLMAFLLRNEFPNVNISKVVDMCLIHDLGECFTGDIPTFKKTDKDRDMENTLLYEWVKSLPEDISKDMQLLYAEMDEQKTIEAKLYKALDKLEALIQHNEAPLTTWSENEYELNKEYAFDSVAFSDWLMDLRKEILNDTLYKIENEA, encoded by the coding sequence ATGAAGGCAAGAGAATTTTTAGAGATATTGCATGTGGCAGAACGACTAAAGGACACAACAAGACATTGCACAACAACAAAGGGGAGGATTGAGAGTGTAGCTGAACATAGCTGGAGAATCTCACTTATGGCATTTTTATTAAGAAATGAATTTCCAAATGTTAATATTAGTAAGGTTGTGGATATGTGCTTGATTCACGATCTCGGAGAGTGTTTTACAGGAGATATCCCTACATTTAAAAAAACAGATAAGGATAGAGATATGGAAAATACTTTGTTGTATGAGTGGGTAAAATCTTTGCCAGAAGATATTTCAAAAGATATGCAATTACTGTATGCGGAAATGGATGAGCAAAAGACAATAGAAGCAAAATTGTATAAAGCTTTAGATAAACTTGAAGCGTTAATTCAACATAATGAGGCGCCTCTAACGACTTGGTCAGAAAATGAATATGAATTAAATAAGGAATATGCTTTTGATAGTGTAGCATTTTCTGATTGGTTGATGGATTTGAGAAAAGAAATATTAAATGATACATTATATAAAATTGAAAATGAAGCATGA
- the truA gene encoding tRNA pseudouridine(38-40) synthase TruA, whose amino-acid sequence MFKLKHILLTIAYDGTNYNGWQRQPNGMGIQEKIEEACYKIFRQNLKVIGASRTDTGVHALGQRALIHVDTNIPEDRIPYALNSVLPEDIVIRDAKEVCEDFHPRYSAINKTYYYQILNGRFPIPQYRKISAFISSHLDIDAMHEAAQYFVGTHDFAAFCSTGGSAKTTVRTIYRASVQKEGPFVTFKVTGNGFLYNMVRIMTGTLIEIGLGKKEPSDIKQIILSKDRNLAGKTAPPQGLTLIEIQYEE is encoded by the coding sequence GTGTTTAAATTGAAACATATTTTACTTACCATTGCGTATGATGGCACCAATTATAACGGATGGCAGCGACAGCCCAATGGCATGGGCATACAAGAAAAGATTGAAGAAGCATGCTACAAGATTTTCAGACAAAATCTAAAAGTGATTGGAGCCAGCAGAACAGATACAGGGGTTCATGCTTTGGGGCAGAGAGCCTTAATTCATGTAGACACGAATATTCCAGAGGACAGAATTCCTTACGCACTTAACTCTGTTCTTCCGGAAGATATTGTGATCAGAGATGCTAAAGAAGTTTGTGAGGATTTTCATCCACGTTATAGCGCTATTAATAAAACCTACTACTATCAGATTTTAAATGGAAGATTTCCTATTCCTCAATATAGAAAGATTAGTGCATTTATATCGTCTCATTTAGATATCGATGCAATGCATGAAGCTGCACAGTACTTTGTCGGAACCCATGATTTTGCTGCTTTTTGTTCTACGGGGGGTTCAGCAAAAACAACTGTGAGGACGATTTATAGAGCATCTGTCCAGAAAGAAGGTCCATTTGTGACTTTTAAAGTAACTGGTAACGGATTTTTGTACAATATGGTTCGAATTATGACAGGAACTTTAATCGAAATAGGTTTGGGAAAGAAAGAACCTTCTGATATAAAACAGATTATTTTATCCAAAGATCGCAATTTGGCGGGAAAAACAGCACCACCTCAGGGATTGACGCTGATAGAAATTCAATATGAAGAATGA
- the rplM gene encoding 50S ribosomal protein L13 produces the protein MNTTYMAKAETIERKWYVVDAKDMTLGRLASEVAKILRGKHKPIYTPHVDTGDHVIIINAKDVKLTGKKLDQKYFRYHTGHPGGLREIKYRDLMATKPEKVVYQAVKGMLPKNSLGRQMIKKLRVYRDAEHKHEAQKPEVLEIKF, from the coding sequence ATGAATACAACATATATGGCGAAAGCTGAAACAATCGAAAGAAAATGGTATGTTGTTGATGCAAAAGACATGACTTTAGGACGTTTGGCTTCCGAAGTTGCTAAGATTCTTCGTGGAAAACATAAACCAATTTATACACCCCATGTAGATACTGGAGATCATGTAATTATCATCAACGCAAAAGATGTAAAATTAACAGGAAAGAAACTGGATCAAAAATATTTCAGATATCATACAGGACATCCTGGTGGATTAAGAGAAATAAAATACAGAGACCTTATGGCAACCAAACCAGAAAAAGTTGTTTACCAAGCAGTTAAAGGCATGCTTCCTAAAAACAGCTTAGGAAGACAAATGATTAAAAAACTTCGTGTGTATAGAGATGCTGAACACAAACATGAAGCTCAAAAACCAGAAGTATTGGAAATCAAATTTTAA
- the rpsI gene encoding 30S ribosomal protein S9: MAEVRYYGTGRRKKSIARVYLVPGNGNFKINKRDIDEYFGLETLKVIAKQPLVLTETLSKFDVLVNVHGGGFTGQAGAIRHGIARALLQADPELRPALKKAGFLTRDPRMKERKKYGLKAARRAPQFSKR; encoded by the coding sequence ATGGCTGAAGTAAGATATTATGGAACAGGTAGAAGAAAAAAATCCATTGCAAGAGTATATTTGGTACCTGGAAATGGAAACTTTAAAATAAATAAAAGAGATATTGATGAATATTTTGGATTAGAAACATTAAAGGTAATAGCAAAACAACCTTTAGTATTAACTGAAACATTAAGCAAATTTGATGTATTAGTAAATGTACACGGTGGTGGATTCACAGGCCAAGCTGGTGCAATCCGTCACGGAATTGCAAGAGCACTTTTACAAGCTGATCCTGAACTTAGACCAGCTCTTAAAAAAGCAGGTTTCTTAACAAGAGACCCAAGAATGAAAGAAAGAAAGAAATACGGTCTCAAAGCTGCAAGAAGAGCTCCTCAATTCTCCAAGAGATAA
- a CDS encoding ABC transporter ATP-binding protein: MLILNNVTKHYDDVVVLKDFSLFVEKGKIYSLLGPSGCGKTTMLRLITELEKPDQGKIELKGQRVSYIFQEPRLLPWETVRKNLELVCPKKERQKIDELLELMELKEYEGAYPKELSGGMKQRVSIMRAFLHPHEILLMDEPFQALDLKLKAILMKEIYNLHQSIKNTILFVTHDLDEALLLGDEIFVLSPKPASVVKKFSVSTPQMERKSEDMQFIKEELIKLLNHAPI; this comes from the coding sequence ATGCTTATACTAAATAATGTAACCAAACATTATGATGATGTAGTCGTTCTTAAAGATTTCAGCCTTTTTGTAGAAAAGGGCAAAATATATTCCTTACTGGGGCCTTCTGGTTGTGGGAAAACTACTATGCTCAGGCTGATTACAGAACTGGAAAAACCTGATCAGGGGAAAATAGAATTAAAAGGTCAAAGGGTCAGCTATATTTTCCAGGAACCTAGATTATTGCCTTGGGAAACCGTCAGAAAAAATTTGGAACTTGTATGTCCCAAAAAAGAAAGGCAAAAAATCGATGAACTTTTAGAGCTTATGGAGCTTAAAGAGTACGAGGGCGCATACCCTAAAGAATTAAGCGGAGGAATGAAGCAAAGGGTGTCTATTATGAGAGCCTTTTTACACCCCCATGAGATTCTTTTAATGGACGAGCCTTTTCAGGCATTAGATTTAAAATTAAAAGCCATACTCATGAAAGAGATTTATAATTTGCATCAATCTATAAAGAACACCATCCTTTTTGTAACCCATGACTTGGACGAAGCACTCTTGTTGGGGGATGAAATTTTTGTATTGTCTCCAAAACCGGCCAGTGTGGTTAAAAAGTTTTCTGTGAGTACCCCTCAAATGGAAAGAAAATCAGAAGATATGCAGTTCATTAAAGAGGAACTGATAAAGCTTCTAAATCATGCCCCCATCTAA
- the ymfI gene encoding elongation factor P 5-aminopentanone reductase — protein MQFKDKVVVITGSSRGIGKEIALSFAKEGAIVVINSSTNISALETLQEEIHLLGGRCLYFLGDVSDYDFVASMFETIHEKFNQVDILINNAGISYIGLFTETTPQQWKRIIDVNLTSLYNCCHAALPPMIRNHHGTILNISSIWGVSGASCEVAYSASKGGVNSFTKALARELGPSNIRVNAIACGVIDTQMNTWLDDDEKNTLIDQIPLMRMGNPKDVANLCLYLCSDAANYMTGQVITLDGGMI, from the coding sequence ATGCAATTTAAGGATAAAGTTGTTGTCATTACAGGGTCTTCCAGAGGAATCGGAAAAGAAATCGCCCTTTCCTTTGCAAAAGAAGGCGCAATTGTTGTCATTAACAGTTCCACAAATATTAGTGCTTTAGAGACTTTGCAAGAAGAAATACATCTTTTAGGCGGGCGTTGTCTTTATTTTCTGGGAGACGTATCCGATTATGATTTTGTTGCATCCATGTTTGAAACCATCCATGAAAAATTTAATCAGGTTGACATACTTATCAACAATGCTGGTATTTCTTATATAGGGTTATTCACAGAAACCACACCTCAGCAGTGGAAAAGAATCATCGATGTGAATTTGACTTCTCTTTATAACTGTTGTCACGCAGCCCTTCCTCCCATGATCAGAAATCATCACGGAACCATATTAAATATCTCATCCATCTGGGGTGTTAGCGGTGCTTCCTGCGAGGTGGCCTATTCGGCATCAAAAGGAGGCGTAAACAGCTTCACAAAGGCTCTGGCCAGGGAGCTGGGACCTTCAAATATAAGAGTCAATGCCATAGCCTGCGGAGTGATTGACACACAAATGAATACCTGGCTTGATGATGATGAAAAAAATACCCTCATTGATCAGATCCCTCTGATGCGAATGGGAAATCCGAAAGATGTCGCAAACTTATGTCTTTATCTTTGCTCTGACGCTGCCAATTATATGACAGGGCAAGTGATTACTTTAGATGGGGGCATGATTTAG
- a CDS encoding polya polymerase: protein MKITNIKDVDKFFKIVDECKGKVELVTAEGDRLNLKSKLSQYVSFSKIFSDLTISEMEIIAYEPEDLNKLISFLMNG from the coding sequence ATGAAAATAACCAATATAAAAGATGTAGATAAGTTTTTTAAAATCGTGGATGAATGCAAAGGGAAAGTTGAACTGGTAACAGCGGAAGGAGACAGATTAAACTTAAAATCCAAGTTGTCGCAATATGTTTCATTTTCAAAGATTTTTAGCGATTTAACAATTTCGGAAATGGAAATTATCGCATACGAACCAGAAGATCTTAATAAACTTATTAGTTTCCTTATGAACGGCTGA
- a CDS encoding LCP family protein — protein sequence MEDTNNSLKSHNNIKKIVTIIIGIIVVLGSFLLFIRTSDSKGQELESDENIIDSDKIKQEIVKEDKNKDKKNHEPQNITGLIIGLDESKVLTDVVMVVHFDPTSKEIRLISIPRDFYVDFEDPRFSSIKENNPNIKVNYSKLTEVYNRIKDKDKAVKAIKEIAEQIVGFPLDYYVKIDLDGFKAVIDLVGGVEVELPNGDTQILDSEKAEEFVRNRYGHADGDFGRIRMQQLVIKSLTKKIMEMRNPVEISKVVREGYKNIETDFSLLDGMKYIQYLLDVKSEDIFQNKNMVTIPTKGEKIDGIWYEMQDKEKTKEILDKLFEL from the coding sequence GTGGAAGATACTAATAATAGTTTAAAATCTCATAATAATATTAAAAAAATAGTTACCATTATCATAGGGATCATTGTAGTATTAGGAAGTTTTTTGCTTTTTATAAGAACTTCCGATTCAAAAGGACAAGAACTGGAATCGGATGAAAATATAATAGATAGCGACAAGATTAAACAAGAGATAGTAAAAGAGGATAAAAATAAAGATAAAAAGAATCATGAACCCCAAAATATTACAGGCTTGATTATTGGTTTGGATGAATCTAAGGTATTGACAGATGTAGTTATGGTTGTTCATTTTGACCCAACTAGCAAAGAGATACGCCTGATCTCTATTCCCAGGGATTTTTATGTGGATTTTGAAGATCCTAGATTTTCTTCAATTAAAGAAAACAATCCTAATATAAAGGTTAATTATAGTAAACTTACAGAAGTGTATAATCGTATTAAAGATAAAGATAAGGCAGTAAAAGCAATTAAAGAAATAGCAGAACAAATAGTAGGATTTCCTCTTGATTATTATGTAAAGATCGATTTGGACGGTTTTAAAGCTGTTATTGATCTGGTAGGAGGAGTAGAAGTAGAATTGCCAAATGGAGATACACAGATATTGGACAGTGAGAAGGCAGAAGAGTTTGTCAGAAATCGCTATGGGCATGCAGATGGAGATTTTGGAAGAATCAGAATGCAACAGCTGGTTATAAAGTCCTTGACGAAAAAAATTATGGAAATGCGAAATCCTGTTGAAATATCAAAAGTTGTTAGAGAAGGTTACAAAAATATAGAGACAGATTTTAGCCTTCTGGATGGAATGAAGTATATTCAATATTTATTAGATGTTAAGTCAGAGGACATTTTCCAGAATAAAAACATGGTAACCATTCCGACTAAAGGAGAAAAGATCGACGGAATTTGGTACGAAATGCAAGACAAAGAAAAAACTAAGGAAATATTGGACAAGTTGTTCGAATTATAA
- a CDS encoding methyl-accepting chemotaxis protein — translation MSKIGIKSLKRVMAILLVFVITFLLLNFLIFKSMFSKLQADSIKTVTEFSSTIDGDQLQKVIDSQSMHSTEYAEIQKAMAEFKNNHDIKYLYTLMKGENNKAHIIVDVSLNTSSLGEEFELEKAMEEAFNGNIASTDEPVTDMYGTFISAYAPIKNSSGEVIAIAGIDKDVEDFLYIRSTIFKATIIVSVIFLILAALVSMVFSRNITLAVEDIKDHLIKMSQGDLTVSLNINTRDEMQTIAESINHVRMNTVDTLKRLKQAYQSIMERIDSLSTMSEEMAASSEEVASRIEEVNVGINAQSNEMTKMNDIINHFGVKINEAVKAIEEVNTKIVGINSKAQNSNKDLILLEDAIKGINASFSDVRKEIKGLGDYLSQIGEITGIINNIAEQTNLLALNAAIEAARAGEAGRGFAVVADEIRKLSEQSKNSALSISSLLDNVITSSNLVRKTSKKMDNQLSEQIGVISNSINSFKAIINDVEEIIPRINAVSNNMNDIDHEKANIIESVEATVAVAQEVSVALKQISMSSEELSAASEEVASSTLHLSQLSNNIMETIDQFKI, via the coding sequence ATGAGTAAGATAGGGATAAAATCTTTAAAAAGAGTTATGGCAATCTTACTTGTTTTTGTGATTACTTTTTTATTATTGAATTTCTTGATTTTTAAATCTATGTTTTCAAAGTTACAGGCAGATTCAATAAAAACTGTTACTGAATTCAGCAGCACGATTGATGGAGATCAGTTGCAGAAAGTTATAGACAGTCAATCCATGCACAGCACAGAGTATGCAGAAATACAGAAAGCTATGGCAGAATTTAAGAATAATCATGACATTAAATACCTTTATACATTGATGAAAGGAGAAAACAATAAGGCACATATCATTGTGGATGTATCTTTAAATACATCTTCTTTGGGGGAAGAATTTGAATTAGAAAAAGCAATGGAGGAAGCATTCAATGGGAATATTGCTTCTACAGACGAACCGGTAACAGACATGTATGGAACTTTTATTTCTGCTTATGCACCGATAAAAAATTCTTCAGGAGAGGTCATAGCAATTGCCGGCATTGACAAGGATGTAGAGGACTTTTTATACATACGATCTACTATTTTTAAAGCTACGATCATTGTATCAGTAATTTTTTTAATTCTTGCTGCTTTAGTAAGTATGGTCTTTTCCAGAAATATTACTTTGGCAGTTGAGGACATAAAAGATCACTTAATTAAAATGTCACAGGGAGATTTAACTGTATCACTTAACATAAATACAAGAGATGAAATGCAAACGATTGCTGAATCGATCAATCATGTAAGAATGAATACGGTAGATACCCTTAAACGTTTAAAACAGGCCTATCAGTCCATTATGGAGCGTATAGATAGCTTATCAACCATGTCAGAAGAAATGGCTGCATCTTCTGAAGAAGTTGCGTCAAGAATAGAAGAAGTGAACGTAGGAATCAATGCACAATCTAACGAAATGACAAAGATGAATGATATTATTAACCATTTTGGCGTTAAGATTAATGAAGCCGTAAAAGCAATTGAAGAGGTCAATACTAAAATTGTAGGGATTAATTCTAAAGCTCAAAACAGCAATAAAGATTTAATATTGCTGGAAGATGCGATTAAGGGAATCAATGCTTCATTTTCTGATGTGAGAAAAGAAATTAAAGGACTTGGGGATTATTTGTCTCAAATTGGAGAGATTACGGGTATTATCAATAACATTGCAGAACAAACGAACCTCCTGGCATTAAATGCTGCCATAGAGGCAGCACGGGCAGGAGAAGCTGGAAGAGGCTTTGCCGTTGTAGCAGATGAAATAAGAAAGTTGTCAGAGCAATCCAAAAACTCAGCTTTAAGTATAAGCAGTTTACTGGATAATGTGATTACAAGCAGTAATTTGGTCAGAAAGACTTCTAAAAAAATGGATAATCAATTAAGTGAGCAAATAGGTGTCATCAGCAATTCGATCAATTCTTTTAAAGCAATTATCAATGATGTTGAAGAAATTATTCCAAGAATCAATGCTGTAAGCAATAATATGAATGATATTGACCATGAAAAGGCAAATATTATTGAAAGCGTTGAAGCCACCGTTGCTGTAGCGCAGGAGGTTTCTGTCGCATTAAAACAGATTTCAATGTCTTCCGAAGAATTAAGTGCAGCTTCAGAAGAGGTAGCTTCTTCAACTCTGCATTTAAGTCAATTATCGAACAACATCATGGAAACGATAGATCAGTTTAAAATTTAG